In Mobula hypostoma chromosome 11, sMobHyp1.1, whole genome shotgun sequence, the following are encoded in one genomic region:
- the LOC134353936 gene encoding uncharacterized protein LOC134353936 isoform X1, protein MKPEPDFHHLQCFVFSVTRSYTLHLPLDSPCQPSAVSYEARSSRKNVLGCNIYQCKCDCLSRGKMHCRKHSSRVHRNLVWKLSCPRPKETSEDREHGAAHHTNQSSVFGLTLHRMLSEQCCQDNPGHDPPSQHTFCPSSLREKAQELEDSYGQIWEQLLSNCDKTAERILTQIWAVPSKYPDPPLGFFALPYFPFFYFLFMTYNLNL, encoded by the exons attttcatcatctgcagtgttttgtgtTTTCCGTGACGAGAAGCTACACTCTTCACTTACCTTTAGACTCCCCATGTCAACCATCGGCAGTTTCTTATGAAG CTCGTTCATCCAGAAAGAATGTTCTGGGCTGCAATATTTACCAGTGCAAATGCGACTGTTTATCAAGAGGCAAG atgcactgtagaaagcattcttctagggtgcatcgcaacctggtatggaagttgtcctgtccaagaccgaaagaaacttcagaagatcgtgaacacggcgcagcacatcacacaaaccaatcttctgtctttggactcactttacaccgcatgctttcggagcagtgctgccaggataatccaggacatgacccacccagccaacacactttttgtccctcttccctccgggagaaggctcaggagcttgaagactcgtatggccagatttgggaacagcttctttccaactgtgataagactgctgaacggatcctgacccagatctgggccgtaccctccaaatatccggacccgcctctgggtttttttgcactaccttactttccatttttctattttctatttatgacttataatttaaatctttaa